Proteins from one Candidatus Methylomirabilota bacterium genomic window:
- the rplK gene encoding 50S ribosomal protein L11, with translation MAKKIQAVVKLQIPAGKANPSPPVGPALGQHGVNIMEFCKSFNAQTGSQEGLILPVVVTIYADRSFSLVVKTPPASVLLKRAAGIAKASANPLKDKIGKVTRGQVREIAQTKLPDLNTDNVDQAMRIVEGTARSMGIEVVG, from the coding sequence ATGGCCAAGAAGATCCAGGCGGTCGTCAAGCTCCAGATCCCGGCCGGCAAGGCCAACCCCTCGCCGCCGGTGGGACCCGCCCTCGGCCAGCACGGCGTGAACATCATGGAGTTCTGCAAGAGCTTCAACGCGCAGACGGGCTCCCAGGAGGGTCTGATCCTTCCGGTCGTGGTGACCATCTACGCCGACCGGTCGTTCAGCCTGGTCGTGAAGACTCCGCCGGCCTCCGTGCTACTCAAGCGCGCGGCCGGGATCGCCAAGGCGTCGGCCAACCCCCTCAAGGACAAGATCGGCAAGGTGACGCGGGGCCAGGTGCGCGAGATCGCCCAGACCAAGCTGCCCGATCTCAACACCGACAACGTCGACCAGGCCATGCGGATCGTCGAGGGGACGGCGCGCAGCATGGGCATCGAAGTCGTCGGGTAG
- the rplA gene encoding 50S ribosomal protein L1, giving the protein MAVGKLYAKAVEQIDPTKAYTVEEAVDLVRKVAYAKFDETVEMAVRLGVNPKYADQMVRGAVVLPHGTGKAVRVLVFAKGEKEREAREAGADFIGAEDMVEKIQGGWLDFDTAVATPDLMGQVGRLGKILGPRGLMPNPKVGTVTFDIARAVREVKAGKVEFKVDKAGNVHVPVGKKSFSAEQLAANAHAVLEALAKAKPAAAKGQYFRSITLATTMGPGIPVDVQRVANLYKK; this is encoded by the coding sequence ATGGCGGTAGGAAAGCTCTACGCGAAGGCGGTCGAGCAGATCGATCCGACGAAGGCGTACACGGTCGAGGAAGCGGTCGACCTCGTGAGGAAGGTCGCCTACGCCAAGTTCGACGAGACGGTGGAGATGGCCGTGCGCCTCGGGGTGAACCCCAAGTACGCGGACCAGATGGTCCGTGGCGCAGTGGTGCTGCCGCACGGCACCGGCAAGGCCGTGCGGGTCCTCGTGTTCGCCAAGGGCGAGAAGGAGCGCGAGGCCCGCGAGGCGGGGGCCGATTTCATCGGGGCCGAAGACATGGTCGAGAAGATCCAGGGCGGCTGGCTCGACTTCGACACTGCCGTCGCCACCCCCGACCTGATGGGGCAGGTGGGGCGGCTCGGCAAGATCCTGGGCCCGCGAGGGCTGATGCCGAACCCCAAGGTCGGCACCGTGACCTTCGACATCGCGCGGGCGGTGCGGGAGGTCAAGGCCGGGAAAGTCGAGTTCAAAGTGGATAAGGCCGGCAACGTGCACGTCCCGGTAGGGAAGAAGTCGTTCTCGGCCGAACAGCTCGCGGCCAACGCGCACGCCGTGCTGGAGGCCCTGGCGAAGGCGAAGCCGGCCGCCGCCAAGGGCCAGTATTTCCGCAGCATCACGCTGGCGACGACGATGGGACCCGGGATCCCGGTGGACGTCCAGCGGGTCGCGAACCTCTACAAGAAGTGA